A genomic region of Desulfuromonadales bacterium contains the following coding sequences:
- a CDS encoding phosphopentomutase: protein MRAGKAWRRVVLITLDGVGVGALPDAERYGDAGANTLLHVAESCGGLHLPTLRKLGLGNIQPLPGVAPADSPTAGFGRMRECSAGKDTTTGHWELAGVEQEEPFPTYPEGFPAEIIAAFRRETGLDPLGNVAASGTEILRRLGEEHLRSGRPIIYTSADSVFQIAAHEEIIPVERLYEICRIARRLLDPYRIGRVIARPFLGTCAADFKRTSRRHDFSLPPTAPTVLDLLSAASLTVYGVGKIRDIFAGRGITDYVYSESNADGMKKTLAALEQVGRGLLFTNLVDFDMLYGHRLDGRGFGRALEDFDRWLPTLLAALADDDLLLITADHGCDPTTPGTDHSREFVPLLVWHRRLAAGRNLGERESFSDVAATVAEAFGLVWEGGGQSVLAELSAETKPGKVRA from the coding sequence ATGAGAGCGGGCAAGGCCTGGCGGCGGGTGGTCCTCATCACTCTCGACGGCGTAGGGGTCGGTGCGCTCCCCGATGCCGAACGCTACGGCGATGCCGGCGCCAACACCCTGCTGCATGTGGCCGAGTCCTGCGGCGGCCTGCATTTGCCGACGCTGCGGAAGCTTGGCCTGGGCAACATCCAGCCACTGCCCGGCGTTGCCCCTGCCGATTCGCCTACCGCCGGCTTCGGCCGGATGCGCGAATGCTCCGCCGGCAAGGATACCACGACGGGGCATTGGGAATTGGCCGGAGTAGAGCAGGAGGAGCCTTTTCCGACCTACCCGGAAGGGTTTCCGGCCGAGATCATCGCCGCCTTTCGCCGGGAGACGGGGCTCGACCCCCTGGGCAACGTCGCCGCCAGCGGCACCGAGATCCTCCGCCGTCTGGGCGAGGAGCATCTGCGTAGCGGCCGTCCCATCATCTATACCAGCGCCGATTCGGTTTTTCAGATTGCCGCCCACGAAGAAATCATTCCGGTCGAGCGGCTATACGAGATCTGCCGCATCGCCCGGCGGCTGCTTGATCCTTACCGGATCGGCCGGGTGATCGCCCGTCCCTTTCTCGGCACCTGTGCTGCCGACTTCAAGCGGACCTCCCGCCGGCACGACTTTTCCCTGCCGCCGACGGCGCCGACCGTTCTCGATCTTCTTTCCGCCGCCAGCCTCACTGTCTACGGGGTGGGAAAAATCCGGGATATCTTCGCAGGTCGGGGGATCACGGACTACGTGTACAGCGAGAGCAACGCCGACGGCATGAAAAAAACGCTGGCCGCTCTCGAACAGGTCGGGCGTGGGCTCCTCTTTACCAATCTGGTCGATTTCGACATGCTCTACGGCCATCGTCTCGACGGGCGCGGTTTCGGTCGGGCGCTCGAAGACTTCGACCGCTGGCTTCCCACGTTGCTGGCCGCTCTCGCCGATGATGATTTGCTGCTGATTACCGCCGACCACGGCTGCGATCCGACAACGCCGGGAACCGACCACAGCCGCGAGTTCGTCCCCCTGCTGGTCTGGCATAGGCGACTGGCAGCCGGCCGGAATCTGGGCGAAAGGGAGAGTTTCTCCGACGTGGCAGCTACAGTCGCCGAGGCGTTCGGTCTGGTGTGGGAGGGAGGGGGGCAGAGCGTGCTGGCGGAGCTTAGCGCTGAAACAAAACCAGGAAAAGTCAGGGCTTGA